A genomic window from Antedon mediterranea chromosome 4, ecAntMedi1.1, whole genome shotgun sequence includes:
- the LOC140046580 gene encoding uncharacterized protein translates to MICYTRNEILLLSSTCESKILNDFCCKTLIENGIFRNGNEPIIWQGKGVIKNRRRHRGRRGGRKMRKTIDTLITHRSVRLNKSKSVNQSNLIPISTSANINKINNNKVTKYQFPTFLFTNPCSICNKMEDLQVTLEHNNIQVCTLAETWFNGDYICKVSNYNIFYKSRTNTRGGGVATYVHNSIPSDHVDFITVPDELECVWVKLQPYKLPREVSEIYVCTIYCSPSQNKDHQRDLLNHLRNSIDTIRSRRNLAKVIIAGDFNSVDISSLIKHVVDLHQVVKDKTRGDKILDLIISDLKDFYMTPTIQAPLGKSDHNVIIWKPLNSIKCNDKMVTKIFKPCTDSSMRSFGNWITKFDWSQVYNIKDVDDKVNIMNDTLTSAYNKFFPTKHLRVYSTDRPWITPYIKKLIRYRQTAFRKKKHERYKTLRNKVIWEIKKAKEKYYRYKVKMLEVSNPRKWYDKVKQICGKRKDKPRITFDNPLPIPDSVASKQINEHLAKICRELDPLKLDELPTYLPAESPPPQILCFEVKQQLLKVQINKSVPPGEIPPVTKKGTVSIEQIRPISLTPLFIRIFEHFLTKWLNEDLSTIIDKQQFGNVKGISTSHYLIGLLHYLLSGLEKPGHKARILAVDFSKAFDRISHQVLISKMISIGVRKSIIPWFCSFLTCREQRVLYGSAISSWTSIFCGVPQGTKFGPSLFQVMVNDSASDCITRWKFVDDLTFADISKNNCQDSIQSYFSNLEEWCKINNMSLNPNKCKSVEINFCKTPGYYDLLTNNGVQVETVKQLKLLGVTIQDNLKWDTHIGEIVSKANKAMHIVSVLKRFGAPEDQLIKIYKSFIRPIIEYACPTWHSSLTSELSFDLESVQKRFLRILLGRRYYSYTAALKKFSLDRLCDRRLQLVLKFGRSVHEKFSNIIPNTRAEATGRSLRNANKISQIKCRTERFKKSTLPFLINNDLIVQ, encoded by the exons ATGATTTGCTATACTCGAAATGAAATTTTACTTCTTTCTTCTACATGCGAGAGTAAAATACTGAACGATTTTTGCTGTAAAACCCTAATAGAAAATGGAATATTTCGTAACGGAAACGAACCTATTATATGGCAAGGAAAAGGTGTCATAAAAAACCGTAGACGTCACCGAGGACGTCGCGGTGGCCGTAAAATGAGGAAAACAATTGATACTTTGATCACACACCGTTCAGTTAGACTAAATAAATCAAAAAGCGTCAATCAATCTAACCTGATTCCAATCTCTACCTcagctaatattaataagattaataataataaagtgacGAAATACCAGTTTCCCACTTTTCTATTTACGAATCCATGttctatttgtaataaaatggAAGACCTTCAGGTAACACTCGAACATAATAACATCCAAGTTTGTACACTTGCGGAAACATGGTTTAATGGAGACTATATTTGCAAGGTCAGTAACTATAACATTTTCTATAAGAGCCGCACAAATACCAGAGGAGGAGGTGTAGCAACCTACGTCCACAACAGTATTCCTTCTGATCACGTTGATTTTATTACTGTTCCAGACGAACTAGAATGTGTTTGGGTCAAATTACAGCCTTATAAGCTTCCCCGTGAAGTTTCTGAAATATATGTGTGTACCATTTATTGTAGCCCCAGCCAAAACAAAGACCATCAACGTGACCTCTTAAACCATCTTAGAAATTCGATTGACACTATCCGTTCAAGAAGAAATTTAGCAAAAGTCATTATTGCTGGGGATTTCAACAGTGTTGATATCTCCTCTCTAATTAAACATGTCGTTGATTTGCACCAAGTTGTTAAGGATAAAACCAGAGGAGACAAAATTCTTGATCTCATAATTTCGGACCTTAAAGATTTTTATATGACTCCTACAATTCAAGCCCCACTTGGAAAAAGTGATCACAATGTCATTATTTGGAAACCGCTGAACTCAATTAAGTGTAATGATAAAATGGTTACAAAGATTTTTAAGCCTTGTACTGATTCGTCGATGAGAAGTTTCGGAAACTGGATTACCAAATTTGACTGGTCACAGGTCTATAATATAAAAGATGTAGATGATAAAGTGAACATAATGAACGATACCCTCACCTCCGCGTACAACAAGTTTTTTCCTACCAAACATTTGCGAGTGTATTCTACCGATAGACCTTGGATCACTCCATACATTAAAAAACTTATCAGGTATAGACAAACTGCTTTTAGGAAGAAAAAACATGAACGTTACAAAACACTTAGAAATAAGGTAATATGGGAAATAAAGAAAGCTAAGGAGAAGTACTATCGTTATAAAGTAAAAATGCTTGAAGTGAGCAATCCCCGAAAATGGTACGACAAAGTGAAGCAGATTTGTGGTAAACGTAAAGACAAACCAAGAATTACATTTGATAATCCCTTACCGATCCCAGATTCCGTTGCCtctaaacaaattaatgaaCACCTCGCAAAAATTTGTCGTGAACTGGATCCTCTCAAACTTGACGAATTACCTACATACCTCCCAGCTGAGAGTCCACCGCCACAAATTTTATGCTTTGAAGTTAAACAACAACTATTAAAAGTGCAGATTAATAAATCAGTTCCACCTGGAGAAATTCCACCAGTTACA AAAAAAGGTACAGTCAGTATAGAACAGATTAGACCGATCTCGCTTACGCCACTGTTTATCCGAATCTTTGAACATTTTCTAACTAAATGGTTAAATGAAGACCTATCTACCATTATAGATAAACAGCAGTTTGGTAATGTCAAAGGTATCAGCACGAGTCATTACCTTATTGGACTCTTACACTACCTTCTTTCTGGACTGGAAAAACCTGGTCACAAAGCACGAATTCTTGCTGTAGATTTCAGCAAAGCTTTCGACCGTATTAGTCACCAGGTACTAATCAGTAAGATGATATCAATTGGTGTCAGGAAATCTATCATCCCGTGGTTCTGTAGCTTCCTAACTTGTAGAGAACAAAGAGTGCTCTATGGTAGCGCTATTTCCAGTTGGACATCTATATTTTGCGGTGTTCCTCAAGGAACGAAATTTGGCCCAAGCCTTTTTCAAGTAATGGTCAATGACTCGGCATCAGATTGCATTACAAGGTGGAAATTTGTCGACGATCTAACCTTCGCTGATATCTCAAAAAATAACTGTCAGGACTCTATTCAATCGTACTTTAGTAATTTAGAGGAATggtgtaaaataaataacatgtcCCTTAACCCTAATAAGTGTAAATCAGTGGAGATTAACTTTTGCAAAACTCCTGGTTACTATGATTTACTGACTAATAATGGAGTCCAAGTTGAGACTGTTAAACAATTGAAGCTTTTAGGTGTAACTATCCAAGATAACCTTAAGTGGGATACACACATTGGTGAGATCGTTAGCAAGGCCAATAAAGCCATGCATATTGTGTCGGTACTTAAAAGGTTTGGTGCACCAGAAGATCAGTTAATTAAGATTTATAAATCTTTCATACGCCCCATAATTGAATATGCTTGTCCAACCTGGCACTCCTCCCTGACTTCCGAATTAAGCTTTGACCTGGAATCGGTCCAGAAGAGGTTTTTAAGAATTTTACTAGGGAGGAGGTACTATTCGTACACTGCAGCCCTAAAGAAATTTTCTCTTGATAGGCTCTGTGACCGTCGTCTCCAGCTTGTTCTGAAGTTTGGGAGGAGTGTCCATGAAAAATTTAGTAATATTATCCCCAATACCCGTGCTGAAGCGACAGGTAGATCTCTCAGAAACGCAAACAAAATATCCCAAATTAAATGTAGAACAGAAAGATTTAAGAAATCCACACTCCCATTCCTGATTAACAATGACCTTATAgtgcaataa